In the genome of Ensifer adhaerens, one region contains:
- a CDS encoding NADH dehydrogenase — translation MTIANQNKLVTVFGGSGFVGRYIVRALAKRGYRIRVAVRRPDLAGFLQPAGNVGQISFVQANLRFRNSVDRAVQGSDYVINCVGILFENGRNKFDSVQDFGARAVAEAARAAGAKLIHLSAIGADSGSNSDYARTKGLAEKAIREILPDATILRPSIVFGPEDQFFNKFAEMARTAPFLPLIGGGKTAFQPVYVGDIAEGVANIVDGKAAAGRIYELGGPEVLTFRQCLEIMLAEIDREKSLVSLPFSIASLAGSLASLIPLISPPITADQVKLLKKDNVVSKEAEAEGRTLSALGVTPTLVAAVIPSYLVHYRPQGQYARTGKAA, via the coding sequence ATGACAATTGCCAACCAGAACAAACTCGTCACCGTTTTCGGCGGCTCGGGCTTTGTCGGCAGGTATATCGTCCGGGCGCTCGCGAAGCGCGGCTATCGCATTCGCGTGGCCGTGCGCCGTCCCGATCTCGCCGGCTTCCTGCAGCCGGCCGGCAATGTGGGCCAGATTTCCTTCGTCCAGGCAAACCTGCGCTTCCGCAATTCCGTCGACCGCGCCGTTCAGGGCTCCGACTACGTCATCAACTGCGTCGGCATTCTTTTCGAGAACGGCCGCAACAAGTTCGACTCGGTGCAGGATTTCGGCGCCCGCGCCGTGGCTGAAGCCGCCCGCGCCGCCGGCGCAAAGCTGATCCACCTCTCCGCCATCGGTGCCGACTCGGGCAGCAATTCCGACTACGCCCGCACCAAGGGTCTTGCCGAAAAGGCGATCCGGGAAATCCTGCCCGACGCCACGATCCTGCGCCCCTCGATCGTGTTCGGGCCGGAAGATCAGTTCTTCAATAAGTTCGCAGAGATGGCCAGGACTGCGCCTTTCCTGCCGCTTATCGGCGGTGGCAAGACGGCCTTCCAGCCGGTCTATGTCGGCGACATCGCAGAAGGCGTTGCCAATATCGTTGACGGCAAGGCCGCTGCCGGCCGCATCTATGAACTCGGGGGTCCCGAGGTCCTGACATTCCGCCAATGTCTCGAAATCATGCTCGCGGAAATCGATCGGGAGAAGTCGCTTGTTTCGCTACCCTTCTCGATTGCCTCGCTGGCGGGCTCGCTCGCATCTCTCATCCCCCTGATCTCACCGCCGATCACCGCGGATCAGGTTAAGCTCCTGAAGAAGGACAATGTGGTCTCGAAGGAGGCCGAAGCCGAAGGCCGCACGCTTTCCGCGCTGGGTGTGACACCAACGCTGGTTGCGGCTGTCATTCCTTCCTACCTTGTTCATTATCGCCCGCAGGGACAATACGCCCGCACCGGCAAGGCCGCTTGA
- a CDS encoding beta-mannosidase: MIVTRRLTDNWTLTRLSAPSTAPSLPAEIPAIVPGTVHTDLLAARLIPDPYLDVNEIVLDWIGRSAWRYATEFDWSEMDHKHHELLFEGLDTVADIRLNGQTVGSVRNMHRSFRFDVAALLREGRNRLEVDFLPVEDYGAEVRTMLGSSADIPANYPGAWPFVRKMASNFGWDWGPTLVTAGIWKPVTLESWNGPRLGEIRPQVTLEGGLGHVIVRVALSGGATEDKLSLTLSIAGRESTVAVTAGDAQAVVALDVDNPKIWWPHGLGDQPLYDLDITLTDEAGAVLDRWTRRTGFHSIRLDTSPDEHGSAFTIVVNDVPIFVRGANWIPDDCFLPRVTRERYAARIGQARDANINLLRVWGGGIYETQAFYETCDALGLLVWQDFLFACSAYPEDEPVRSEVEAEARENVARLMPHPSLILWNGNNENIWGYFDWGWQDVLGNRPWGAGYYLDLLPKIVAEIDPSRPYWAGSPYSGSMDLAPNLPNHGCMHIWDVWNDVGYETYRDYIPRFCSEFGWQAPPTLATIRESVRDTTPAPASPGVLHHQKATLGNDKLLRGLKGWFPEPARFEDWHFVTQLNQARAIKLGIEHMRSHRPVTMGAIVWQLNDCWPVTSWATIDGAGRKKPLWYALRQAYEPHLLTIQPRGGGLRAIAVNESALFWRVPFAIERLDVDGNVLARHRVWRILCDRFEQVEIELPPQIVTPGDPAREFLRARMSDAEALWFFAKDRDFAYPQPEFEHCEEHRSDRVRITVTAKTLLRDFTILADTLHPDAEIDDMLATLLPGETRSFDISFRSRGIPAGFGFDPACVRTANAVSRSVG; this comes from the coding sequence ATGATTGTTACGCGTAGACTCACCGACAACTGGACGCTGACAAGGCTTTCCGCGCCCTCGACCGCCCCGTCCCTGCCGGCCGAGATCCCCGCGATTGTACCCGGCACGGTCCATACGGACCTCCTCGCCGCGCGTCTCATTCCGGATCCCTATCTCGACGTCAACGAGATCGTACTCGACTGGATCGGCCGCTCCGCCTGGCGCTATGCGACGGAGTTCGACTGGTCCGAAATGGACCATAAACATCACGAACTGCTGTTTGAGGGCCTCGACACGGTTGCCGATATCCGGCTCAACGGCCAGACTGTCGGCAGCGTGCGAAACATGCATCGCAGCTTCCGTTTCGACGTGGCGGCGCTTCTGCGCGAAGGACGTAACCGTCTCGAAGTGGATTTCCTCCCTGTCGAGGACTATGGCGCGGAGGTCCGCACCATGCTTGGCTCTTCTGCGGATATCCCGGCAAATTATCCGGGTGCCTGGCCTTTCGTGCGCAAGATGGCGAGCAATTTCGGCTGGGACTGGGGTCCGACCTTGGTCACGGCCGGCATCTGGAAGCCGGTGACGCTGGAAAGCTGGAACGGCCCCCGGCTTGGGGAGATCAGGCCGCAGGTCACGCTCGAGGGTGGACTCGGGCACGTGATCGTTCGTGTTGCGCTTTCCGGCGGAGCAACTGAAGATAAGCTATCGCTTACGCTTTCGATTGCCGGCCGAGAGTCAACTGTTGCTGTAACCGCAGGTGATGCGCAGGCAGTTGTCGCTCTCGACGTCGACAACCCTAAGATCTGGTGGCCGCACGGTCTCGGTGACCAGCCGCTTTACGATCTCGATATCACCCTCACCGACGAGGCGGGCGCCGTCCTCGATCGCTGGACGCGCAGGACCGGCTTCCACTCCATCCGCCTCGACACATCGCCGGACGAGCACGGCTCCGCCTTCACGATCGTCGTCAACGACGTTCCGATTTTCGTGCGCGGTGCAAACTGGATTCCCGACGACTGCTTCCTGCCACGCGTGACACGTGAGCGTTATGCCGCGAGAATTGGCCAGGCGCGTGACGCGAATATCAATCTGCTGCGCGTCTGGGGCGGCGGGATCTACGAAACGCAGGCGTTCTACGAGACCTGCGATGCGCTGGGTCTCCTCGTCTGGCAGGACTTCCTCTTCGCCTGCTCCGCCTATCCGGAAGACGAACCGGTGCGTAGCGAGGTGGAAGCGGAGGCGCGGGAGAATGTGGCGCGGCTAATGCCGCACCCCTCGCTCATTCTCTGGAATGGCAACAACGAGAACATCTGGGGCTATTTCGATTGGGGCTGGCAGGATGTTTTGGGAAACCGCCCGTGGGGCGCCGGCTATTATCTCGACCTTCTGCCGAAGATCGTCGCGGAGATCGACCCGTCGCGGCCTTATTGGGCGGGCAGCCCCTATTCGGGCAGCATGGATCTCGCGCCCAATCTGCCGAATCATGGCTGCATGCATATCTGGGACGTGTGGAACGACGTCGGATACGAGACCTATCGCGACTACATTCCCCGCTTCTGTTCCGAATTCGGCTGGCAGGCGCCGCCGACGCTTGCGACGATCAGGGAATCGGTTCGCGACACCACACCCGCCCCGGCCTCTCCGGGTGTCCTGCACCATCAGAAGGCGACGCTCGGCAACGACAAGCTGCTGCGCGGGCTCAAAGGCTGGTTCCCGGAGCCCGCGCGCTTTGAGGACTGGCACTTCGTCACGCAACTCAACCAGGCCCGCGCGATCAAGCTCGGGATCGAACACATGCGCTCCCATCGTCCGGTCACCATGGGCGCCATCGTCTGGCAGCTCAACGATTGCTGGCCTGTCACCTCCTGGGCGACCATTGATGGCGCGGGACGCAAGAAGCCGCTCTGGTATGCGCTGCGCCAGGCCTATGAGCCGCATCTCCTGACCATCCAACCGCGCGGTGGCGGCTTGAGGGCCATTGCGGTCAATGAGTCGGCGCTGTTTTGGCGCGTACCCTTCGCGATCGAACGGCTGGACGTGGACGGCAATGTGCTGGCTCGACATAGGGTGTGGCGTATTCTTTGCGACCGTTTCGAGCAGGTGGAGATCGAACTGCCGCCGCAGATTGTCACGCCTGGCGATCCTGCGCGCGAATTCCTGCGCGCCCGGATGAGCGACGCCGAGGCCTTGTGGTTCTTTGCCAAGGACCGCGACTTCGCCTATCCGCAGCCGGAATTCGAACATTGCGAGGAACATCGCTCCGACCGTGTCCGCATCACAGTCACAGCAAAGACCCTGCTCCGCGATTTCACCATACTGGCAGATACGCTCCATCCCGACGCCGAGATCGATGACATGCTGGCCACGCTCCTTCCGGGCGAGACGCGGTCGTTCGACATCAGTTTCCGTTCGCGCGGCATTCCCGCCGGTTTCGGCTTCGACCCCGCCTGCGTGCGCACCGCCAATGCGGTTTCCCGAAGCGTCGGATAA
- a CDS encoding orotidine-5'-phosphate decarboxylase — MAADMRERLIVGLDVPTVREAEAIVRKLDDEVTFYKIGYQLAFAGGLDFARDLAKSGRKVFLDMKLLDIDNTVASAVENIVKMGMTMLTLHAYPKAMKAAVAAASGSDLCLLGVTVLTSMDEQDMMDAGYEYDPHTLVLRRAEQARIAGMGGIVCSAEEASAVRRIVGPDMAVVTPGIRPAGADKGDQKRVMTPADALRAGASHLVVARPIVKADDPRTAARAILAEMASVK; from the coding sequence ATGGCAGCAGACATGCGCGAGCGGCTGATCGTAGGGCTGGATGTTCCGACCGTGCGGGAAGCGGAAGCCATCGTCCGCAAGCTCGATGACGAGGTCACCTTCTACAAGATCGGCTATCAGCTGGCCTTTGCAGGCGGTCTCGATTTTGCCCGCGACCTGGCCAAGAGCGGCCGCAAGGTCTTTCTCGACATGAAACTGCTCGACATCGACAACACCGTTGCCAGCGCCGTCGAGAACATCGTGAAGATGGGCATGACCATGCTGACGCTGCATGCCTATCCGAAGGCGATGAAGGCGGCCGTCGCTGCCGCGAGCGGCTCGGACCTCTGCCTCCTCGGCGTCACCGTGCTCACCTCCATGGACGAGCAGGACATGATGGATGCCGGCTATGAATACGATCCGCACACGCTGGTGTTGCGACGCGCCGAACAGGCCCGCATTGCCGGCATGGGCGGCATTGTCTGCTCGGCGGAGGAGGCGAGCGCCGTGCGCCGCATCGTCGGTCCAGACATGGCGGTCGTCACACCCGGAATTCGGCCCGCTGGCGCCGACAAGGGCGATCAGAAGCGCGTCATGACGCCGGCGGACGCCTTGCGCGCCGGCGCGAGCCATCTCGTCGTCGCCCGTCCCATCGTCAAGGCCGACGATCCTCGCACAGCCGCCCGCGCAATCCTCGCCGAAATGGCATCCGTGAAATAA
- a CDS encoding Siderophore synthetase component, with translation MQTDIAAELALRSLLNCVTREYGTLITWKDHIGGERLDIVFPQGRGMMSVPVVYRSVTGHHLFADHTILRENGVERRLTPGEAVEVLIDRLESDDALRPGKEDLRNRVLASRHFIARTLAERQGDLIDLIGPKVTFIEAEQGLLAGHGVHPCPKSREGMDEEEARRYSPEFASGFALRWFAVDRRLAHAGHSDGSPSPEAWIDAACGDELAGLRTAYPRDSYLLLPVHPWQADHMLADPTVAKLTADGLIIDCGEAGGPWYPTSSVRTLYRPDAPFMLKLSLGIGITNSVRVNLARELLRGDDMYRFRNSPLWQTFRARYPGLDLIADPAYLGVINRGDVIDGLSVSLRENPFCGRQAERNVTLLAALCEHLPQRGSRIGALIRDLAQKERRRVEAVAIDWFGRFLKVFARPVFGLYLRHGIAMEAHQQNMLVEIEGGYPVGTFYRDNQGFFHHSRGHEALVKALPGLGIASESVFGEEAVDERILYYAFINSMLGMIGALGREGLADEAALLDLTRQELKALQLAEGGTSELVAKMLAPRLLTKGNLRTRFAQMDELVGPLETQSVYLAIDNPLAVRVPETADA, from the coding sequence ATGCAGACTGACATTGCCGCCGAACTGGCATTGCGCTCGCTGCTGAACTGCGTGACGCGCGAATACGGCACCCTCATCACCTGGAAAGATCACATAGGCGGAGAGCGGCTGGACATCGTCTTCCCGCAGGGGCGGGGAATGATGTCGGTGCCGGTCGTTTATCGCTCCGTGACGGGACATCACCTTTTTGCCGACCACACCATCCTCCGCGAGAACGGCGTTGAACGGCGACTGACGCCTGGCGAAGCCGTCGAGGTTCTGATCGATCGTCTGGAAAGCGATGACGCGCTCCGTCCCGGAAAGGAAGACCTGCGGAACCGTGTTCTGGCAAGCCGCCACTTCATTGCGCGAACGCTTGCCGAGCGGCAGGGCGACCTGATCGACCTGATCGGTCCAAAGGTGACTTTCATCGAGGCCGAACAGGGGCTGCTGGCCGGTCATGGCGTGCATCCCTGCCCCAAGAGCCGGGAGGGTATGGACGAGGAGGAAGCGCGCCGCTACTCGCCGGAATTCGCTTCCGGCTTTGCCTTGCGCTGGTTCGCAGTCGACCGGCGTCTGGCGCATGCCGGCCACTCCGACGGGTCGCCCTCGCCCGAAGCATGGATCGACGCGGCCTGCGGCGACGAGCTTGCCGGGCTGCGAACCGCCTATCCGCGCGACTCCTATCTTCTCCTGCCGGTCCATCCATGGCAGGCCGACCATATGCTGGCCGATCCCACCGTCGCGAAACTGACCGCAGACGGGCTGATCATCGATTGCGGGGAGGCCGGCGGCCCCTGGTATCCGACCTCCTCTGTCCGCACGCTCTATCGGCCAGACGCACCTTTCATGCTCAAGCTGTCGCTGGGGATCGGGATCACCAATTCCGTGCGCGTCAATCTGGCCCGCGAGCTTTTGCGCGGTGACGACATGTACCGCTTCCGCAACAGCCCGCTTTGGCAGACGTTCCGTGCACGGTATCCGGGCCTCGATCTCATCGCCGATCCGGCCTATCTCGGCGTGATCAACAGGGGTGACGTCATCGATGGTCTTTCCGTCTCCCTTCGTGAAAATCCGTTCTGCGGCAGGCAAGCCGAGCGGAACGTCACGCTTCTGGCGGCACTTTGTGAACATCTCCCTCAACGCGGCAGCCGGATCGGCGCGCTGATCCGCGACCTGGCACAAAAGGAGCGCCGGCGCGTCGAAGCGGTCGCCATCGACTGGTTCGGACGATTTCTCAAGGTCTTCGCGCGCCCCGTCTTTGGCCTCTATCTCAGGCATGGGATCGCCATGGAGGCGCATCAGCAGAACATGCTGGTGGAGATCGAAGGCGGCTATCCGGTCGGAACCTTCTATCGGGACAATCAGGGGTTCTTCCACCACAGCAGAGGCCATGAAGCGCTTGTCAAGGCGCTTCCGGGGCTTGGCATTGCCAGCGAATCCGTCTTTGGCGAAGAGGCGGTCGACGAGCGCATCCTCTATTACGCCTTCATCAATTCGATGCTGGGCATGATCGGCGCGCTCGGACGGGAGGGCCTGGCCGACGAGGCCGCACTTCTTGACCTCACGCGGCAGGAATTGAAAGCACTGCAGTTGGCGGAAGGCGGAACGTCGGAGCTCGTCGCCAAGATGCTGGCGCCGCGCCTCCTGACCAAGGGCAATCTCAGGACACGATTTGCGCAGATGGACGAGCTGGTTGGACCGCTCGAAACCCAGTCTGTCTATCTGGCGATCGACAACCCGCTGGCGGTCCGCGTTCCGGAGACCGCCGATGCATAA
- a CDS encoding L-2,4-diaminobutyrate decarboxylase — protein sequence MNAPFNTRFAAASDPLSAVVGPDAASRASYRHAMVQAIDVALENAHIQDGPYAGSSLDDLRRLVESIEPFPDAGLGTAAVVEDVGGAAVRHALAVSHPRAVAHLHCPVAVPALAAEALISLTNQSLDSWDQSPFAALVEERVVRWLAAEAGLGDAATGSFTSGASQSNMTALHLAAERCGLAARHTGIIFTSAHAHFSVVKSARILGFALDAVVTVDVDSEGRMRPEALAAEIERARQTGRPVVAIVATAGTTDLGAIDPLEAIAELAQRHGIFLHVDAAYGGGLLFSRHRARLAGIEKAHSIALDFHKMLFQPISCGVLLVADEADFLPLGMKADYLNPEEAVFEGAPNLVERSFQTTRRADALKVLMTTRALGRDGLDTLICRTLENAAAAADAVSARGHLQLARVPSLSTVVFRYVSPAGPDLADEMTNRIRARLFETGVAALATTVLDGRVHFKLTLLNPRSTPDVVNRVLDAIDDAAKDMETNNAD from the coding sequence GTGAACGCGCCTTTCAACACCCGTTTCGCCGCTGCGTCCGATCCGCTCTCTGCGGTCGTGGGCCCGGATGCTGCGTCCCGCGCCAGCTATCGGCACGCCATGGTGCAGGCCATCGATGTCGCGCTGGAAAATGCCCATATCCAGGACGGTCCCTATGCGGGCAGTTCGCTTGACGACTTGCGACGGCTGGTCGAAAGCATCGAGCCCTTCCCTGACGCCGGTCTTGGGACGGCAGCCGTCGTCGAGGACGTAGGCGGGGCCGCCGTCCGGCATGCGCTGGCGGTTAGCCATCCCCGTGCGGTGGCGCATCTGCATTGCCCGGTCGCAGTTCCGGCCCTTGCCGCCGAGGCGCTGATCTCGCTCACCAACCAGTCACTCGATTCCTGGGACCAGTCACCCTTCGCGGCCCTGGTCGAGGAGCGCGTGGTGCGGTGGCTCGCCGCCGAAGCCGGATTGGGCGACGCGGCCACCGGCAGTTTCACAAGCGGGGCCAGCCAGTCCAACATGACGGCGCTTCACCTGGCAGCCGAGCGCTGCGGACTGGCTGCGCGCCATACCGGCATCATATTCACCTCCGCGCATGCGCATTTCAGCGTTGTCAAAAGCGCGCGCATCCTTGGTTTTGCGCTGGATGCCGTCGTCACTGTGGATGTTGACAGCGAGGGGCGGATGCGCCCAGAAGCGCTTGCGGCAGAGATCGAAAGGGCCCGACAGACGGGGCGACCGGTGGTCGCCATTGTCGCGACGGCCGGAACCACTGATCTCGGGGCGATCGACCCGCTCGAGGCAATTGCCGAGCTGGCACAGCGTCATGGCATCTTTCTGCATGTCGATGCCGCCTATGGCGGCGGTCTCCTCTTTTCAAGGCATCGCGCAAGGCTGGCCGGGATCGAGAAGGCGCACTCGATCGCGCTTGATTTCCACAAGATGCTTTTTCAGCCGATCAGCTGCGGCGTGCTTCTGGTCGCCGACGAGGCGGACTTTCTGCCCCTCGGCATGAAGGCTGATTATCTCAACCCGGAGGAGGCGGTGTTTGAAGGCGCGCCAAACCTCGTGGAGCGCTCGTTCCAGACAACGCGCCGTGCGGATGCGTTGAAAGTTCTGATGACGACGCGCGCTCTGGGTCGCGACGGGCTCGACACTCTGATTTGCCGCACGCTGGAGAACGCCGCTGCCGCAGCCGACGCCGTGTCTGCCAGAGGTCATCTGCAGCTGGCGCGGGTTCCGTCACTTTCCACGGTCGTGTTCCGATATGTTTCGCCCGCCGGACCGGATCTGGCCGATGAGATGACAAACCGGATCAGGGCCCGCCTCTTCGAAACCGGGGTCGCTGCGCTCGCGACGACCGTTCTCGACGGCCGGGTCCATTTCAAACTGACGCTCCTCAATCCCCGTTCGACGCCCGACGTCGTCAATCGCGTTCTCGACGCGATCGACGACGCTGCCAAAGATATGGAGACAAACAATGCAGACTGA
- a CDS encoding prokaryotic molybdopterin-containing oxidoreductase family, iron-sulfur binding subunit — protein sequence MSAHAKRDEERALSAGAPAVDRRTLLKLMGASLALAGLVGRKG from the coding sequence ATGAGCGCGCATGCCAAGAGAGACGAGGAGCGAGCATTGTCGGCCGGTGCACCCGCGGTCGACAGGCGGACGCTGCTGAAACTCATGGGGGCGTCTCTGGCGCTTGCCGGGCTGGTCGGGCGCAAGGGCTAA
- a CDS encoding MFS transporter, PAT family, beta-lactamase induction signal transducer AmpG: MGSLKAATFTIPAPLGTSLRNRIFPVLAGLYLAQGIPTYLLLVALPPMMREGGASRTSIGLFSLLMLPLVLKFAVAPFVDRFALVPFLGHRRGWIIPTQLLVSLGIAVMAFVEPHRTGTLFVVALFITLLSSVQDIATDGYAVRRLTAQTRALGNAIQAGAVALGVIIGGTSALVLYGKIGWTATILVIAALSLLPLIAALWMEDAPPSAEKEAPSAQGIGLLQFFRRPNAWMILAFALSYRASEGLVRGMEGTYLVDMKVPTEWIGYMSGAAAATAGLLGAAIAALIIRKAGLPATLVLLGGLRSLCFLAFALNAFGVWPGMAVALSASAFQTFIRYMELVAIYSFFMASSSDTQPGTDFTLLTCAELVIYLIGASVAGYVADKLGFEALFTISTIISILGVGTSVWILRKIKPGNAATPAAD; encoded by the coding sequence ATGGGTTCACTGAAAGCGGCGACATTCACGATACCCGCGCCCCTCGGAACGTCGCTGCGAAACCGGATTTTCCCGGTTCTGGCCGGTCTTTATCTGGCGCAGGGAATCCCGACCTATCTGCTTCTGGTCGCACTGCCGCCCATGATGCGCGAAGGCGGCGCATCGCGCACCTCCATTGGCCTGTTTTCGCTTCTCATGCTTCCGCTAGTCTTGAAATTCGCGGTTGCGCCCTTCGTGGATCGTTTTGCCCTCGTGCCGTTCCTGGGCCATCGCCGTGGCTGGATCATTCCCACGCAACTGCTGGTTAGCCTCGGCATCGCCGTCATGGCCTTTGTCGAGCCGCACCGGACCGGGACGCTTTTTGTGGTCGCCTTGTTCATCACGCTGCTGTCATCGGTGCAGGATATCGCAACGGACGGCTATGCGGTACGCCGCCTGACGGCGCAGACACGCGCGCTCGGCAATGCGATACAGGCTGGGGCGGTTGCGCTCGGCGTCATCATCGGCGGAACGTCGGCGCTCGTGCTCTATGGCAAGATCGGCTGGACTGCGACCATTCTTGTCATCGCCGCCCTGTCGCTGCTTCCCCTTATTGCGGCGCTGTGGATGGAGGATGCCCCGCCCTCCGCAGAAAAGGAGGCCCCCTCGGCGCAGGGAATTGGACTTCTGCAGTTCTTTCGTCGGCCAAACGCCTGGATGATCCTTGCCTTTGCGCTGAGCTACCGGGCGAGCGAAGGTCTGGTGCGCGGCATGGAAGGCACGTATCTCGTTGACATGAAGGTGCCGACCGAGTGGATCGGCTACATGTCGGGTGCCGCGGCAGCCACGGCTGGATTGCTGGGTGCGGCAATTGCGGCTCTGATCATCCGCAAGGCCGGACTTCCGGCAACGCTTGTTCTGCTCGGGGGGCTGCGCAGCCTTTGCTTTCTGGCATTTGCGCTCAATGCCTTCGGCGTCTGGCCAGGCATGGCCGTTGCACTTTCCGCCTCGGCCTTTCAGACATTCATCCGCTACATGGAGCTTGTCGCGATCTATTCCTTCTTCATGGCCTCATCCTCCGACACCCAGCCGGGCACGGATTTCACCCTCCTCACCTGCGCCGAACTGGTCATCTACCTCATCGGTGCGTCAGTCGCCGGCTATGTGGCGGACAAATTGGGGTTCGAGGCCCTTTTCACGATCTCGACGATCATCTCGATCCTCGGGGTCGGGACCTCGGTCTGGATTCTTAGGAAGATAAAACCCGGCAATGCGGCCACGCCAGCCGCGGATTGA
- a CDS encoding Uncharacterized conserved protein, DUF1330 family, which yields MAKGYWIARVDIRVQERYHEYVSAAKVAFDKYGANFLVRGGRTEAAEGTARARNVIIEFDSFETAQACYHSPEYQIAAAIRQEIADGEIVLVEGV from the coding sequence ATGGCCAAGGGTTACTGGATCGCACGCGTCGACATCCGTGTGCAGGAGCGCTATCACGAATACGTCTCCGCCGCGAAGGTCGCTTTCGACAAATACGGCGCGAATTTCCTCGTCCGCGGCGGCAGGACCGAGGCTGCCGAGGGCACAGCGCGCGCGCGCAATGTCATCATCGAATTCGACAGTTTCGAGACCGCGCAAGCCTGCTACCATTCGCCGGAGTACCAGATCGCGGCCGCGATCCGCCAGGAAATCGCCGACGGGGAAATCGTTCTGGTGGAAGGCGTGTAA
- a CDS encoding diaminobutyrate-2-oxoglutarate transaminase has translation MDTAASLRNEFYLARQSDRESNARSYPRRFPLALKTAKGCTVTDVEGRSYLDCLAGAGTLALGHNHPEVIATLTDVLSSGLPLHTLDLTTPVKDGFVSELFDTLPEELRREAKIQFCSPSGSDAVEAAIKLAKTATGRSNVVAFSGAYHGMSQGSLSLMGSLGPKAPVGQLVPGTHFFPYPYSYRCPFGRGGEETAQLSGEYFERALKDPEGGINRPAAVILEAVQGEGGVIPAPVEWLRKVRAVTAELGIPLILDEVQSGVGRTGRFYAFESAGIVPDIVVLSKAIGGGLPLAVVVYRSELDVWKPGAHAGTFRGNQLAMAAGQKTLDIIVRDGLVARAAEAGLRLRDHLEAIARQSAYIGEVRGAGLMLGVETIDPTGYRDSSGRLPASTEAAAAVQAEAFRQGLILETGGRFGSVLRLLPPLIISNAEIDRVADILASAFDRLERKAA, from the coding sequence ATGGATACCGCTGCATCTTTGCGCAATGAATTCTATCTGGCGCGCCAGTCCGACCGCGAGTCGAATGCCCGCAGCTACCCCCGCCGTTTCCCGCTCGCGCTGAAAACGGCGAAGGGCTGCACCGTGACCGATGTCGAGGGGCGTAGCTACCTCGATTGCCTGGCAGGCGCGGGCACGCTGGCGCTCGGGCATAACCATCCGGAGGTGATCGCGACCCTGACGGACGTGCTGTCTTCGGGACTGCCGCTGCATACCCTCGATCTGACAACTCCAGTCAAGGACGGGTTCGTCTCGGAACTTTTCGACACCCTGCCTGAAGAGCTGCGCCGGGAGGCAAAGATCCAGTTCTGCTCGCCGAGCGGTTCCGATGCGGTCGAAGCCGCGATCAAGCTCGCCAAGACGGCGACCGGGCGCTCGAACGTCGTGGCCTTTTCCGGCGCCTATCACGGCATGTCGCAGGGCTCGTTGTCGCTCATGGGCTCTCTCGGTCCCAAGGCGCCCGTTGGACAGCTGGTTCCGGGGACGCATTTCTTCCCCTATCCCTACAGCTATCGTTGCCCCTTCGGCCGCGGCGGCGAGGAGACGGCGCAGCTTTCGGGTGAGTATTTCGAGCGCGCGCTGAAGGACCCCGAGGGTGGCATCAACCGACCGGCGGCCGTGATCCTTGAAGCAGTCCAGGGAGAAGGCGGCGTGATCCCGGCGCCGGTCGAATGGCTGCGCAAGGTCCGCGCCGTCACGGCAGAGCTCGGTATTCCCCTAATCCTCGACGAGGTCCAAAGCGGTGTCGGCCGGACCGGCCGATTCTATGCTTTCGAAAGCGCTGGGATCGTTCCGGATATTGTCGTCCTGTCCAAGGCAATCGGAGGCGGCCTGCCCCTCGCCGTCGTGGTCTATCGATCGGAGCTTGATGTCTGGAAGCCGGGTGCTCACGCCGGCACATTCCGCGGCAATCAGCTCGCGATGGCCGCAGGGCAGAAGACGCTCGACATCATTGTACGCGACGGGCTCGTCGCGCGCGCGGCGGAAGCGGGTCTGAGACTGCGCGATCATCTTGAGGCAATTGCGCGTCAATCCGCCTATATAGGCGAAGTTCGCGGCGCAGGCTTGATGCTCGGCGTCGAAACGATCGATCCGACAGGTTACCGCGATAGTTCCGGCCGCCTGCCCGCATCCACAGAAGCCGCCGCCGCCGTTCAGGCGGAAGCCTTCCGACAGGGCCTCATTCTGGAGACCGGCGGACGCTTCGGCAGCGTCTTGCGTCTGCTGCCGCCCTTGATCATCTCGAATGCGGAGATCGATCGCGTTGCCGACATTCTGGCAAGCGCTTTCGACCGGCTCGAAAGAAAGGCGGCCTGA
- a CDS encoding hypothetical protein (manually curated), whose protein sequence is MGKSIAIFFACSALIILGASFTAPTAIASKAECAPAYGVDPCAITGSTR, encoded by the coding sequence ATGGGCAAATCCATTGCAATCTTCTTCGCATGCTCGGCGCTGATCATTCTCGGCGCCTCCTTCACGGCCCCGACCGCAATCGCCTCCAAGGCCGAGTGCGCACCTGCCTACGGTGTAGATCCGTGCGCCATCACGGGCTCGACGCGCTGA